One Shewanella aestuarii genomic window, GCTGGATTTTCTTTATCTCAAGAGGCTTACCCAGCGAACTGGGATGATAAGTTAGTTGAAATACCTGCCGCAGATTTTAGCAAGATGACACCGCCGACAAAGGAAGAGTTGAAAAATTTGATGAAAGGCAAATATCAACTTTGGCTGGCTAGAAAGAAAAACATACAAGGAAGGCAAAAGGCGATGTCGTGATGAACTTGGATACAGTTTCAATTAAGGACTAGACGCCCAACAAATATACATGAAGTAGAATCAGACTTAACGCATTTAACATGGAAGGCGCCTCCCTGCAGATAACAGAGCAATCCTGCCAAAGAAAAATAGAAGAGCTTCTGTTGCCCGGTGTCCAAGAGTTACAGATTACTCACCCAGGCAAACTCGGTAAGCCCCTGTGCAGGTTAGATTGCAGATTTCTAGGATGATTTCTAAACAGTAATCGCTATTGAAATCAGATGCAGTTAATAAGCAGTGGTTATTTGAGTCCACCAGCACAAAAAAAATGATATGGTTGTATTGGTACTAAGATTTAAGATCTAGTTTAGTGACGACTAGATTGGGTCGCATAAAACTACAAAAAATAAGGAAATGATATGCAGGAAAATAAAATGGATGAAGAACAATTAAAGTATATGGTTGACGCTGTAAGCAATGCTCATCCTATCACCATACTGAGTAATTTCATATTCATCTGGTTCGTGATTTCGGGTCTGTACTTCCTGTTTGTCGATAACAAAGCGCTCTACGGTGTGGTAATTTACGTCGCGGTTGGTATTGTTGTTAAGTTAATAATGACAGGTCTGTTAAAAATGACATTGCGAGCAAAATTCAAAGCTCAGATACCAAACGATATTGATAAGCAGTAGCATTCTTTAATCTGTATATTTTCAAGCCCACGACAAGCTGGTGTTGAATAAGTCCACCAGCTGCGTTTGCTATTTGGAAATAATGCTGATGATTTCGATTAATCGCATCTATTTTTGTTTCATGTGTCTACAGCAATCACTAAGCCAATTCATTTTTCGTGCTCTGTTATGGATCTGAAAGCTGTTGTTTTGCCAATCAGTTCGAGTTTCATATTTTCGGGCATCTGCAATGCAATCTTCACGAGTGATGGAGTGCTTGATAAAACTAATAGGTAAGATTTGCACAGATTCGTCTTTAGGTTTTTTCTTATTTAAGATAACTTTGCATCGACTAATCCAGCTTTGTCTTACAGCCTTGTTATATTCTTTCGGGTATTTAAGGCGTAACTCATCAAGATCGCGACACTCTTCAAGCGCGAGAGTGACATCTTCACTCAGCGGCATTGTGAGTTCGTAATCATGATCTTCAAGAAACTTGTGAAAGCTTGCTCTTGGCTTATATCCAAGATCTTTTTGCTTACCCTTTTGAGCTAAACTACTTTCCATGATCCAAGTTAACTTATCAGCTTTCGCCTTTTCCTTTGATTTGACCAACGCAAAATGGCGCTTTAAATCCTTTTTGTTTAGCAAGCTAGTAAAATCGATTTCTTGCTTGCATGACTTTAACAAACCTTCATTAAGCGCGTATGTGTAGTGATGCGGAAAAAACTCTCTAAATATGAACATATGGCCACTTCTGGCTGCGGCATTTAAACATTCAATTTCTGTGATTTTGGTGACGTTAGATAAACTGAATTGTAATGAACAAAGTTCTAGCCAATCATTTTCAAAGGCACGATTGTAGTGAAAAGGGTATCGTTGAGTGAATTGATCAAAATCAAGACTCTTTTGGGCAAAATAAATACACTCATCAAAACTCAAGGTTAATTTTTTTTCCTTGAGTAAAAAATCAATTTCGGGATCTTGCACTTAAACGCCTTAGAAAGCAGGTAATTAAAAGATAATAAATAAGTATATTTGTATCATATCAACAAAAGACGCTATTGATAATGTTAATAGTCAAGATATGACAATTGCCCCAGGGCAACTTAACGGGGCAAATCCACCGATACCTTTCTACGCTGGATTAACAATGTAACCAAGTGAACAAAAAATCTCTTTAAGGTAATCACCATTGATATTGTTGATGATACGTTGAAGTGTTTTATCGTCAGAGTCAGTAATAATGCTGTAAGCATACGATGGATTGCTGTGCCTTCGTATTTTTGAACGATGAATAGCATCCACGCAAATTTCTTTCGATAACCACTGAGAAAGCATTGTAAGAGTGACGTCACACATTGCAGTCTCTTTGGGTAACTTGCATTCCACAGAATAAAGTTTGAGATGATGTTCTACAAGCGTTGTGTCACCAGTTTGATGACAAACTTCGCAGCGTTTCACATTAAATGCGATGGCCACCAGCGGCGAATTATTAGCACAAATGCCGACAACATAATCGGCTTTGAGAGCGTTGTTAGAGAGTAATCGCCTTTTCTCAATAAGAGTACGGTCTTGAGTCAGAGTAAACGTATTCATAAAAGCCTCATTAATATTGGTGGCAGACATAAAAATCTTAGCGGTTATTGCAGTGTTAACAAACAACAAAATAATGTGCTGAAAAGACATCGAACTCAGCGTTTTTCACCGAGCATCGCCAGCTACCGTTGTCATTAACTCGCACGAGTGTTGCTGTGTCACCCTGAGTCAGTAGTGGTCTGCTAATGCAGCAAGTGGCAACGATGGTTGCACCCACACGAGGTTTGATGCGCTTTGTAATAGAGGTCAAGGTGTAATCGTCGCAGCCGTGGTCATTTTCATCATCGATATTGAGATCAAAAGTAAACGCGGCGATGTTATTGCTTACCTTCAGTCTGCCCGGGCTGGGCATGGTAACTAGACTGCCCATTTCTAGCGCTAGATCTAAGATTTGAGATTCGTTATAAACCCCTGAACGACTGTATTGTGTTAAATGCATGTATTTGGGTTTTAGAGTTGTAGTCGTCATAGTAGCCTCGTGATTACATTGGTCGCAATAATGTATTTGATAGAGTAAGTATAGATTAAACGACAAGAAACGCAACCTTTAATTGATAGCCTTTGAAGGTGTATTATCTCTTGTTAAAACCTGCTAGTCTTTGTGATATGTGCAAGAAAATACGAACTTAAAAGTGAAAATCAACGAATGAACAAACTAGAATTTAATATGAATCTGAGATCATGTGGACTGTCTAATAGTGAGTTTGCCGAGGTGATAGGCGTAGAATCAGAACAGGTCGAAGCGTGGTCGATGGGAGTGCCTATACCTGATTATGTTGAAGGCGAACTAATAGAATTAAACGCGACGATAGACGAGGTAAAAGAAATTTGGTTTTACAGCATTATGTCAATCTGTGCGACGACGTTACTACAGAAAGAAGATATTGCTGCAATCCCCAGTATCATATTGACTGCTTATGATACCAATGATGACTATGAAGAGTTGACCGATGACAAGTTTCGAGAGGACATTCCCCATGTGCATATGCATACCGCTTGCCTTGCTCGGTTAAACTCAGAAATCATGTCTTTAAATGAGCCTGACTATACTGAAATGATTTTATCTGAACTGGAAACATACGCGCAAAGTGCTGATAAGCATGAGAGAAATAAATTAAAAATGTTACACAGCCAGATAAAGGAAGATTATGAAAATGAGCAATTTTTAACATTACCAATGATTAGCTTCGCTGCGGTCAATAAAGCTGCCTATTACAATTGGTTAAGCGACACTGGCAATCAAAATACAACGCAGAATCGTGCTAAATTTGCGATGCTTTGTGGAACGTTAATGACAGGCTCTGAAAGCTTAACCATAGTGCCAAATACCGAGGATGGTAAGCCATATATCAGCGTAGAGGTCTGTAGCGAAACGCAAGGAATGTTTACCATATTCTCTATTCCTGAAGAATATGTAATGCAAGATGCGTTAACGGCACTGAGGAAATATTTAAATATCACTATTCCTATCAAATCGACGATAGACGGATCAAGATCTTGGGGAATAGAAGATGATTTAAAAAATCACTTAGAAAACCGCCAGCTTGAGGATTATGCTGACATCCTATTGAAATTTATATATCTACACTCCCTCGATGGCCGCACAAATCTTTTTGGTGACGTTGCTGACGAGACAAGTAGCAATAAAGTGCATTAAGAACTGCACACCAGGTCAAAATGGGTGAAAAGTCGTTGGATTATTGGGAAATTGAACAATAAACACGACTTTTCATCAAAACTTATCGTTTTTCTGCATTTTTGATTAAATTTAGAAATTTTTTGTTATTTCTATCTGTTTTTGTTGAACGTGTTCAACACATACAGATATAGAGTTGAACGTGTTCAACACATACAGATATGTAGATTTAAAGCGGCTATTTCTAGTATCCACTTTATACAGTCACATCCACTAGCATCCACTAGCATTCACTAGCATTCACTAGCATTCACTAAAAAAGTTGAACGTGTTCAACTCAAATCTGCGATGGTATGTTGCGGGTATAAAATATGCTTTATGTTTTGTAATGCTTCTAGTGTCCTTTTCGCATTGTGGGCAAATCTTGAGCGCATTAACTTGTCATAATCATTAGTCGCATTTTTTTCATCTTCTAACTCTAGCTGCAAACAGTTTTCATGGAATGCTGTCAGTTGTATTAGTTTATTTAAGGTAGGTGTACATTGGCTAATTAAACGAAGCACTTCATTCTTGCTTACTTGATTATCTTCATGTTTTACGTGCGTAAAGTCGAAGCCAACCACATAATTAAAATCTTCAAATTTGATGCCAGCAAAGCCTATCCACCAGCTAATTTTCGATTGATTATGCTTACACTTTGTTTGCACTATTTGTAAGTGAGGTGATCTAGCCTTTAAGTAAGATTGGATCTCAGTAAAAGTCATGGAGCAGAGTTGATTTGAGTGTTTCATAGCTAACCTCCAAAGAATTGTGATGGTATAACTCTACCTTTTTAAGTTCACTAGCTCAACCCTTAATTGATATAAAAATAATAAGCACGTAGCTTATTAAAGTTACTTTAATCGTTTTTGAATGATGTTCCTCACCGTCCACCAGCTTATTAGATTGATTAGAATCATACATTTACATTTCACTTACTAATATACTGTTTTTGAATTATTTTGAAAAAATATAGCAACCTTTAATTGATATATTTTAAATAACAAGCTATACTGATTATAAGTTAAGTTAAACAACAATCGGTGGCAAAGATGAAAGCAGCATTTAATTTTGAGTGGTTCATTAGTGAAGAAATTGCAAACGTCGTTGGTGAAGAAAACCTTGCTCGCATTGCGCTCTCACAAATCACGGAAGCCCGTGAGACTGGTGATACTCAAGGCGAACTATGGATAGCGATTAATGGTAGCGAACACAAAGGCTACTGGTCATTGAATATTGATGAGCAAGAGATTGATGAAGATGAAGATGCGTGCTCTCATGAAAGTGTAGCCTCGATTGAAGTCAATGAGCCAAGTCCATTCATGGCGTTAAGTCAGCGTCAAATCCATTTAAAAAGATGGCCATTAATGCGCGGTGTGACGGGCGAAGATAATGTGTTAGGCCACTCGGCCAGTGTTGCTCATATTGGCTTAATGATGGCGTTAATTGCCAATAAAAATGGTGCTGATTTTGATTTAACTGAAGTGCTTGTCTATGGATTGCTACATGATTTACAAGAGGTGGTTTGCCAAGATGTTGCGCAGCCATCTAAAAACTCATCACCAGAGCTAGCGGCAGCATTTGATGCGTTTGAGAAAAAGGCATTAAAGGCAATGATAGGTACCTTACCGACTGCCCTACAGGATTTTTATACCACTCACCTTTCACCAAGCCCAGAAGTGAAAACGCTTATTAAGAATGCGGATATCTATGATGCACTGCGTAAATCACAAGATGAATGTGAAGCGGGAAATCATAAAGAATTTGGTTTGGCTTATAGCCGTTTGCAGCAAGAAGTGAAAACTCGATCAGAAACCAATACGTATTTAAAAGAGTTTCACCAAACGTTTGGCCAAGCGTATTCATGGTCATTCGATAAATTGGTTGCTCATTCACACATATAAGCGCCACCAGCCACTTAGCAATCATCGCTGAGTGGCAAAACACCCAGCACATCGCAGAAAATTTGATAGGAGTAACATCATGCCTTATCACTTAGCCGAAACCAATGACGCTTATAACGAATTAAAGTTTGGTGACATTGGCAGACCTTATCAAATTAATGGCCTTGCGATGAATGATTTAAGAGCGTTATGTCAGCAAGCGTATAGCTTTGATGAGCTTAAATCCTTTTTTGAAGAATACGTTCCGTTTTTATTGTGCGAAGAATACTGGAACAGAAGTGAATTACGTGGTGTCACGGTAAGGTGGAATATCGCCATGAGCAGATATTTACCTGCGCCGATTGGATTTAAGATTGCGACTATCGATGTGGATCGTTTTGCGGGTGGAGAAGATTATATCGCGCAGATCATAAGTGACGTCACTCCGACACTCAAAGAACTCAAACATCTTGAGCGATATTGGAATGCGCTCGCAACTGAAGTGAAACGATTCCCCAACCCTGAACGAAACGAGATCCGCAGCATAGTGTACTACCTGCGCCAAATACATCGTATCCGCTGTCAAATTTTAGGGATTTAAACACCCAGAATTTCAACCTAAATCAACCCGATGTTAATTGCGACCTAACATCAAAAAACCATCAAAAAACACGAGGCTTAATAATGAGCATATATTCTACGACACAAATTCACTTAAATGATCTTTTATCATTACCTGCGGAATTGCAGCGTAAGTTGCAAGAGTTTGCGACAAGCGAACAATCAACAGATGACGCCCTTAACTTGCTGAAAGAAGCGGTTGCTGTGGCTGTTGGCGCTATGACGGAATCGCAAATAGACGAGATTATTGCGGATGTTGAGGATTATGGGCTAATTGATGCGACAACCATTGATGATCAAGTCAATTACTATGCCAACAAGGATATGACATTTGAAGAGCGAGACTTTGACGAAAATGATGATGAATTTTCGTACCTTGGCATGACTATCTTGTTAGCCTTGGGCGTTCAAAACGGCTTTGTAGAAAAGCTCACTGATTTATTTGAACACAATTTCTTACTGCATGAAAATATTGATTATCACACGATTGAGGATGTCTGCACCCATTGCTATGCCAGCGTAATGAGCACTATGCAAGACCCCGCCCTTGCAGCTAAATATTATGTGTTTGTGAGCACATGGCGAATTGGTGATGTTACGGGTGAAGATCGCCAGCTTTATAAAGCCACCAGCACTGATAGAAATGCGGCGTTAACGCATCAAGAAGAACTTGAGCAAGCATCGTGGGCAGTGGCCAGAGATCTCAACAACGGTAAATTTGATGAGCATTGCTATGGACAGCCTTGCTTTGATGTGGATGGATTTATTGTGTATCCGTCAGACATCATCGAAGTGACCGCCAAGAAATTCGAGGTACTGGCAAGTGTGGGGATGTCAGTAAACCATTCAGGTAATATTGATTTATTCGACATTAATGCCGCTATGGTTGATGAGAACGATGATGTCTCAAGTCATGACGCTCAAATAGAAACCTTTTCTGTGTTAGTAGATAACATTGTGTACGACGAAGGCCACGATTTACTGCCGACAGAAATGGAGCTGACTTTTGAATGTCGTCGGGAAGATTTAGAAATGCAGCTGGTGGACGGAATTAGTGACAAAATCAGTGAAATCACCGGATTCTGTGTCAAATCCTACACCTCATTAGTGAAATAATCCCACGCCTACCCCGGCAACGCCGTTTCAGTCAAATGAAGCGGCTTTTTCTATCTGTATAGCTGGTATCCATACTGATTTTATTTTCTTTTTTGTTTGTATTGACAAATCAAAACGAGGCAGGTATGATTTTAGTTATGGGAGACACCCATAGCCGAACTCAGCGGTGACTACTGAGATAACATAGGTTGATATTATGAACGTATTAGCTATTTCTGAAGATGAATTTAACGATTTAACTTTTACCTATTCAGTTGAAACAATTAATGAAGAATTTCAAGAGCATGAAAGGCAAACCGGCTACAATCAAGATGGTGATGATGAGTTTGAAACGTGCTTTGAATCATGGGTAGGCGGATCTTGTACCGCTAAATCCGGCGAACTAACAGTTGAGTTCGGATGGATGGCGAATGGGGGCGATGAAACCTATCAAGCAGCACATGATTTTGAAATTACGATTGAACGTGATGATTGCTCTAGCTGTGACTTTACGTTAATTGGCTTTAAGTTAGTTGATGAAGACGGTGATGAGTTGGCCGATTGGGTAATCAATGAATTACTTCGAGAGAAATTCAATGGTTGCGAATGGGAATGTTTGGTAGAAGCTGAATTGCCAAAAGCTGAAATTACGTGCATTGACATAGACGAGGACAGTGATATGAAAACATATGAAATTCACATCGACGACGAGCCTAATATCCGTTTTACAGGCGAGCATATAGCGAGTGCATCAAGTTCAGATAATCAAGCGGTAAGCGGCAGTTATAGCGGTGATGTTGGTCGATGGACAGAACTCAAGCTCTATAAAACAAAAGGCGGTAAATATATTTGTCAGCAAATTGGCCGCACAAGATGGCAAGGTGAACATGATCGCTTTTCTGGAAAAGTCTGTGAAACTGTAGATGAAGTGATTAAGTTCTTTGGTCATCGCTGGTTGGCTAAAGAGTTGTACGAATATGCAGGTATTAGCGATGCGGTTGAAGTTGATTAACGCATTAAGATAGTCATAAAGGGGCTTGATAGTCCCTTTTTTACTTCTGTTTAATGACTGATGAGAGGTATAGCAATGGAATTTAAGAAATTTAAGGCCTATATGCTGACTGCAGAAAAAATGTCATGCGATTATAGTCGTGGCTATAAGCATGGTTTAAGACGCTGTTATCATGGCGAAAGCTTTGGTACAGAGCAAGAGCATGATCAATATATGCAAATGGGGATCACTGATGAGTATCGCAAAGAAATTGGTGATGGTTATCGCGATGGATTTGCAGGAAAAGCACCTAAAAACCGACACGGCAATATTGGCAACACGAATGCTCAAAAAGAGTTGCCTGCAGATACACAATTGCAGTGCAGAATAAACAGCCAGTTTAAAGCGCAAATCATTAGACAGGCGAATAAAGATGGTATGAAATTAACGCCGTGGATATTGCAGACGCTTGCAAAAGCGTGCGATGAAGACACAAAATAGCATTAAGATAGGTACCCAGGCGAAGTTAAATCGTATTTCTCTGGAATAATTACCTACATTTCTGGTGAGCAAGCAAAAATTCATTATGCGCAAGCAAAGTGGCTATATGATTGGCCACTGGTCGCATGACTTCGCTCCGACCAGAGCTATACGACTTGTGTGTGTCGTAGCTTATACCAAGCGTGTCGAGCCATTGCCCCTCACCCGTGACCTTAAGCCCTAATTTAACCCTAGCTTGCTGGTATTCTTCTCTTTTCATACGCAACCCCTGAATCTGGATTTAAATTGGGGCAAAGCCCCAATCATTTAATTAACTCTCTGCACCAAATACGGTTTGCAACTGCTTTAGATTTTTGTTCACTTTCGCGCTTAATGCGCTATAAGCTTTCACCTGCTCTTGCCATATTTTGTATAAATCGATGTAAGCTTTGGCTGACTGCGGATCGGCCTTTTGACGCTTGCCGTGATCATAATATTTCGTCTCAAAGAAAAATTGCTCGCTTTCATCTTGATATAGCGTTAATTCTTTATGTTTGAGTACAACTGATAGTTCACCAGTTGGTGCGTTTAATTGCTCTCTGTGCGCATTGTATTTTTGAATCCATTCCAGTGGCCACGAGTGATAGCTATTAAGCTCGCTGGCAATCCATTCTTCTTTAGTTTCACCATCATCAATTAAGCCTTCTTTAAGCCATTGTTGATATCTCGATTCAGCCCAGTCAGTGCTCAGTCCCACTTTCCAAGAATTAGCTACATCAGCGCTATGCTCGAATGTATCAATAGCACCAATGCCGACACTTGGAGAACGAGGTTTGTTTTTTAGCAGTCTAATCAACGCAACGGTATCATCAGCCAATGCACCAATAGCCTTTTCATATTCAACGACGGTGCAGTGTCCATCATCAAAGTGATAACCAAAGCTTCTTGCATCACCGGTAAACTTATTAAGGTTCACATATTCTACTGAAACAGGGAAGAAAATTGCGTTACCTTCAACCACAGCCTTTATTTCCGCTTTGTTTAAATAACCTTCAAATTGCTTTTCCATAAAATGTCCTTAGTTTGATGTAGTAAGAAGCTACCTGCGTGGTAGTGGACATTGAGTAATTTTAAACTCTTAAATCAATTATAGTGTATATGGTACACCATTGCAAGCAAATTAAATAAGCACCTAGAACTAGGCCGTTTTTCGTCAATGATGTTGCATTTTTGCAACATTAAAAATCAGAAAATTATTTTTACCTCAATAAAAATAACCAGTTAAATCGTTTTTCAAGGCATTTTTACCGTAAATTTCCTCACCCTTCGCTTATGCTCGTAAGACGACAAAAGTCACCCCGGCATGCCTGAAAGCACTCACGGTATATCTAAAAGTAACCCCGGAGTCACTACAGCGTTTGGTTTGCAATAATCACCTACATTTCTAGCGAGCAGTAAAGCAAACCGGTTTGGGTTTGACTGCTTCTTTGATGAAAATGATCTATTTATCTGGTATATTAAAAGTGTATTAACAGGTTATAGACTTAAAGTAACTTTAAAGATGGCTTGCGAAGTGAGTGAGGGAAGCAGAAATGTCACTATTAACCGCCAAAGAATTGATAGCCCGCACCAATTTAAAAGCCGCCCAGGTACTCAGTGAGTTTGATGCTGCCAATAAAACCATAAGTAACGCGCTAAATTTGGCCTCCCAGACCTACATCGCACAAATTCCCGCGTCAGAACATGCCTATTTTACAGGGATATCTGAAAAATATTTAGGGACGGACTATGTTTACAAATTATTTAATCAAAAAACTTCGGATTTCTGTGACATCCCTGAAGGCATTCCCTGTGAAGGCATTACTGAACGCTTTAACGCATGGGTTAAATATGCTGTGCTGCTCAATAATGTTGATGTCAGTATTTTTGTTGATGTCATTGACGCTCTTGATAGAAAGGCGTTGATTTGCAAGATACAAAATGATGGGTTAAAGGGTACGGAAGCCGCGCTGTTTTACAACGAGAATGATGAAGATGGCACCTTACATATTGATATTAATAAGTGTTATGTAAGCAATCACAACCAAGCGGATTTTTTTAAAGGATGTTCGAGGCCGTGTAATAAAATCAACCTGCCTGCATTTAATGTGCGACTTAATTCTGAAACCGACCTAAGCATAGGATTGATACAAAAATCGCATAAAGCTTGGGTCAGAGGGAAAAATCGCCCTTTTTGCTTAGATACTGCGCTTGATCCATTCACCTATAAACACGATGATTTTAGGTTCAAATTGTTGCTATTGACGCCGACATTATTTGAGCATTGTGCAACTGGTGGTCGTATCGCGAAAAATCAAACAGGCACAATAACGGCTTTACTAGAAAACGCCTACAAAATAGATGACTGCACAATGACACCTGGGAACGCAAATCACAGATTGCGTGATACAAAGTACATCTCAAACTTACAGCCGGGGTACCACCAGCAGTTTCTAGAAGGCCTATTTGCCTTGAATAGCCAGATAACATCTAAAGTTCTATCGTTTACGAACAAAATAGCCGTAATTTGCATGGATCGTTTCAGAAAAATTGACTACGAATCCAATCCAATGGAAGCCATGATGTTTTTAAATGCCGCAGAAGATGTATTTTTAGACAAGTTTGACGGCACGTTATTTGGTCTACAGCTTAAAAAGTATAAAAATGAGCGTACAGAATTAAGGGAAAGCCAGAAGTTAGCGGAAACGTTGGATGAGTGTGTCAGACAATTAAATGTGACACCGATGAATGACAATGTTAATAATGATGATCGGGCGCTCTTACAGGATAATTCCCTCTGAAAAAATTATTGTATTAAATAATAGAGATTTCTGGATTGATGCACAGAAAATAATCAAAGAGAATAATATGCAAAACCCATTTACGAAATTATTTAAACAAAGGGATTTAGACCGGATAAATGCATGCTGGTGTAAAGCAGAGTATTTAGCAAAACAAAGTGTCGGTTTAGAAGCCTTTTATCAAGCCTTTGAAAAATCTATACCCGATGTTGTAGATAAACATACCGGTCAACCTAATATTGAAAAATATTACGCCGAATTTACTACGTTGAATGACGATCCATTTTTGTGTCCATTAACCGGCACTCTCAATTTAATAACCAATACAATTGCTACCTGCATAATATCCACTACCGTAATTGAACCAATTATCGAGAATTATTTAGACAAACTCATAGAACTCGAAGCAGAAAGCCTATCCTTAGACAAATTTGGTGACGTCGTTCACGACAACTGGTTAGCTGAACTTCGGGAATTTACTGAGTCTAAAGTGGGTGATGAGATATTTTCGGATTGGCTTGCTAATCAAGGTAAATTTGCTGGTTGGTATAGACAAAACAATACATATCCATTGGAAAAACTACTTTTAAACAAAAAAATGATTTTTAGAGAAGTAGTGAACATTTACAACAAGCTAAAGACTAAAAAAGGCTTAAAGGCTTGTTTGGATGAGCCAGATTCGGAAGTTGTTGCCTCAAAATCTTTTGAAACACATCCCCCGCAACAATCCCTTAAGGGAAAAGCTGTCAATAAAGAGAGCAAAAAGCATACTCACAAGACAGAGGTAAGCAAAGTGGATAATGTGCATTTTGTTATTGTGTCAGTGATCATCGTAGGGCTGTTATTTTTGTTTGCTAAAAATAATGATGATAATAAAAAATGGTCGAGTATAGAAAGAGCTGATATTTGTAGGAGTTATATTGGAAGTATCTTTGGTAGATCGGTCAATATCATCAAAGTAGAGAGAGTTGAAGGCAGTATGGTTTACGTATCGTACAAAAGACCTGATGATAACTCGACTTGGCAATATGTCTGTGAGGTTGATAGTAAAATTAAATGGGCTGGTTGGATGGATACAGATTGGGGGCGATGGCGATATGAAGATGAAGTATCGGTAAAATACGATGAAAATACAAATTCCGCAGTATTTGTATCACCTTCAACATCAAATAAAATTGTAGTTAAATTGTGATTTAAAGCTGGTGGCATATTCACAACGGAAAGAACCGGCTATAGCATACGCTCAAGGCCGGTTCTCTAATCAGTTGTTGAAAATATTGTTATTCGATGTTGTTGATGTAGGTGCCATCAGGAAGGTCAAGGACGTCCAATTTAAACATTGGTGTGCGAACCTCAAATGCCTCTTCTGAGTATTTTTCTATGCAGGTAAAACGGAACTTATCTTTATATACATGAAGACGATCATAAGTGGTGGGCTGTTCGTTTTCACTAACAAATTCCTTCGCAACACTTAAATCGTGCAATATCGAATCGGTTTCGTCAGGGTGATCACTCATTAAATCGTATGACCAAGAATAATCCCCAGACAACGCTAAAACGATGCG contains:
- a CDS encoding YfbR-like 5'-deoxynucleotidase, with amino-acid sequence MKAAFNFEWFISEEIANVVGEENLARIALSQITEARETGDTQGELWIAINGSEHKGYWSLNIDEQEIDEDEDACSHESVASIEVNEPSPFMALSQRQIHLKRWPLMRGVTGEDNVLGHSASVAHIGLMMALIANKNGADFDLTEVLVYGLLHDLQEVVCQDVAQPSKNSSPELAAAFDAFEKKALKAMIGTLPTALQDFYTTHLSPSPEVKTLIKNADIYDALRKSQDECEAGNHKEFGLAYSRLQQEVKTRSETNTYLKEFHQTFGQAYSWSFDKLVAHSHI